In the Chloroflexota bacterium genome, one interval contains:
- a CDS encoding DUF885 domain-containing protein: MTTFADRVAAWLDEFLALDPVSATAIGDHRSDDRWPDMTEAGRAARLAFADRWLDELGAIDPSALSRDDLADRDVLVGELAAMRFRDTDLLEDRWDPLSWVYLLGGGLFPLLARGFAPLAVRLNAAAGRLEGIADVLAAARSQLVGTAGRPVSRLHTETAIRQLAGIGELGDEALAAAEGAPDDPAVVAIVPRIRTAVTAAREALAAFETYLGEVVLPRAEGEGQLGPSLFEAKLRHTLRSDLGATEILARAEREAATVRAEMIRIARTLWPAWVPDRPLPTADKAGSAAAAEQAIVHGVLDAIAIEHPRTDELLDACRSELTRIEAFCRDREIIGLADEPLQIMWTPVFLRAFGGAMLDSPGPLDTGEKAFFCITPIPDDWTAEQAESRLREDNDRHIRVLTIHEAVPGHYLQGVYANRCRSLPRTALWSGVFAEGWAVYITQVMMDLGYGAEDPALMLVHWKFYLRAAINAVIDGRIHGAGMTEDEAVRLMMDDGFQEESEARNKWLRARLSSTQLSTYFVGSVEFWEIEREARRRAAVASGDPRGAASVPEPRVVGGFGPTPGFRYREHLETVISHGTPPLPILRRLLFD; encoded by the coding sequence GTGACCACCTTCGCCGATCGCGTCGCCGCCTGGCTCGACGAGTTCCTGGCCCTCGACCCCGTGAGCGCCACGGCCATCGGCGACCACCGTTCCGACGATCGCTGGCCGGACATGACGGAGGCGGGACGCGCCGCCCGCCTGGCGTTCGCCGATCGATGGCTCGATGAGCTTGGGGCCATCGACCCCAGCGCCCTCTCGCGGGACGACCTCGCCGACCGAGACGTCCTCGTCGGCGAGCTCGCGGCGATGCGGTTCCGCGATACGGATCTCCTCGAGGACCGCTGGGATCCGCTCAGCTGGGTCTATCTCCTCGGCGGCGGACTGTTCCCGTTGCTCGCCCGCGGATTCGCACCGCTCGCGGTGCGCTTGAACGCTGCCGCCGGTCGGCTCGAGGGGATCGCGGACGTGCTCGCTGCGGCTCGTTCGCAGCTGGTCGGGACCGCCGGGCGGCCGGTCTCGCGCCTGCACACGGAGACGGCGATCAGGCAGCTCGCCGGGATCGGTGAACTCGGCGACGAGGCGCTCGCGGCTGCCGAGGGCGCGCCCGACGATCCTGCGGTGGTGGCGATCGTGCCCAGGATCCGGACCGCGGTCACCGCCGCGCGCGAGGCGCTCGCGGCCTTCGAGACGTACCTCGGCGAGGTCGTCCTGCCACGGGCGGAGGGCGAAGGTCAGCTCGGTCCATCGCTGTTCGAGGCGAAGCTCCGCCACACCCTGCGGAGCGACCTCGGGGCGACCGAGATCCTCGCCCGCGCGGAACGCGAGGCGGCGACGGTCCGGGCCGAGATGATCCGCATCGCCCGGACGCTCTGGCCGGCATGGGTCCCGGACCGGCCACTGCCCACGGCGGACAAGGCCGGGAGTGCCGCCGCCGCGGAGCAGGCGATCGTCCATGGCGTCCTCGACGCCATCGCCATCGAGCATCCCCGGACGGACGAGCTCCTCGACGCCTGCCGCTCGGAACTGACGCGGATCGAGGCATTCTGCCGGGATCGCGAGATCATCGGGCTCGCGGACGAGCCCCTCCAGATCATGTGGACCCCGGTCTTCCTGCGGGCGTTCGGCGGCGCGATGCTCGACTCGCCGGGCCCGCTCGACACGGGCGAGAAGGCGTTCTTCTGCATCACCCCGATCCCGGACGACTGGACGGCCGAGCAGGCCGAGAGCCGCCTTCGCGAGGACAACGATCGACACATCCGGGTCCTCACCATCCACGAAGCGGTGCCCGGGCACTACCTCCAGGGTGTCTACGCCAACCGCTGTCGATCGCTCCCCCGGACGGCCCTCTGGTCCGGTGTCTTCGCCGAGGGCTGGGCGGTCTACATCACCCAGGTGATGATGGACCTTGGCTACGGGGCCGAGGATCCGGCCCTCATGCTCGTGCACTGGAAGTTCTACCTGCGGGCGGCGATCAACGCGGTCATCGACGGCCGGATCCATGGTGCCGGCATGACCGAGGACGAGGCGGTCCGGCTCATGATGGACGACGGCTTCCAGGAGGAGTCGGAGGCCCGCAACAAGTGGCTCCGGGCACGACTTTCCTCGACCCAGCTCTCGACGTACTTCGTCGGCTCGGTCGAGTTCTGGGAGATCGAACGCGAGGCCCGCCGTCGGGCGGCCGTCGCATCCGGCGATCCACGTGGCGCTGCCTCGGTCCCGGAGCCGCGTGTGGTCGGCGGCTTCGGTCCGACGCCCGGCTTCCGCTACCGCGAGCACCTCGAGACGGTCATCTCGCACGGCACGCCGCCGCTGCCGATCCTCCGCCGACTCCTCTTCGACTGA
- a CDS encoding alpha-amylase, which translates to MARTAIADGIRLAAAARATLALDGDGREVEPVRLAEPVVARDVAHRFALARPGARVVAGDVLALGLLDEVHRVVVERYLDEIDPTAFASAVRDVRAEIGDPPTDATLAAHRATFPPPEDPDEAAIRELLLTWLVASNPALGNLRVLVDDRPLTRAPGARYGDVVAALTRHFATAAPIGPEGEDLVSLLRAPAGAAPHSLAGQLAYIRDRWAALLGGGRGRGLLDRLIVGLGVIAEEAAGLGRQWATPGPGGGLGALHLGLDRDGGLAPDPEPERFSNDVAWMPELVLIAKSTHVWLDQLSRSYGREIRSLAAIPDAELDRLARRGVTGLWLIGLWERSRASREIKRRRGNPDALASAYALDDYVIAADLGGPTGLADLAARAAARGVRLASDMVPNHMGIDSRWVAEHPDWFLSVPRPPFPAYTYNGPDLSSDERVAIVLEDHYWDDSDAAVVFKRADRWTGDERYVYHGNDGTSFPWNDTAQLDFLRADVREAVVQTILHVARQFPVIRFDAAMVLAKRHIERLWHPLPGSDGAIPSRAEHAMAKRDFEAAIPIEFWREVVDRVAAEAPGTLLLAEAFWLMEGYFVRTLGMHRVYNSAFMNLLRDEDNATYRRVVRETLEFDPQILGRFVNFMSNPDEKTAVEQFGTGDKHFGVATLMATMPGLPMLGHGQFEGFRERYGMEFGRAAWDEPADEGLSARYEREIVPLLHRRAWFAGSKDFLLYDVVGDDGSVREDVFAYSNLGPRGERSLVVYHNRFARIGGRIRDSVGYSAADPASGERSLRRRTLADGLDLWRGDPDDGRLASSFIRARELRTGREYLWPARDIVRDGLAVDVEAYDYRVYADWATVVDDLDGRWSRLAASLGGSGTPSLDGALRDLELAPLHGALAATMAHIESAPALVAAIRAATGSAGGATDGEVVAAIRTAAEAVDRLSRGPGRGRPATRPAGVVDPATAAALRVWAILAPLGRLGDAVDASATNRAWFSELRLGPAAERALDAMGQGALAGTAVHRTWLLFALARQGERPASGGPATRLRTWLRDPDLAASLGVHPWDGHDWLTAEGVALVTALARAGSAANPAPGRRSGRATLTADLEAIERAAAASGYRVDLVEAALAARPPTRRRPRRPRAGRTDLSIDR; encoded by the coding sequence ATGGCCCGGACCGCGATCGCCGACGGGATCCGTCTCGCCGCCGCGGCGCGGGCGACCCTCGCCCTCGACGGCGACGGTCGGGAGGTGGAGCCGGTCCGTCTCGCAGAGCCCGTCGTGGCCCGCGACGTGGCCCATCGATTCGCGCTCGCCCGGCCCGGCGCGCGCGTGGTCGCCGGCGACGTCCTCGCCCTTGGCCTCCTCGACGAGGTCCACCGCGTCGTCGTGGAGCGATACCTCGATGAGATCGACCCGACCGCCTTCGCCTCGGCCGTGCGCGACGTGCGGGCGGAGATCGGCGATCCGCCGACGGACGCGACCCTCGCTGCCCACCGGGCGACCTTCCCGCCGCCCGAGGATCCCGACGAGGCGGCGATCCGGGAGCTCCTCCTCACGTGGCTCGTCGCGTCGAACCCGGCGCTCGGCAATCTCCGGGTCCTCGTGGACGACCGGCCGCTCACGCGCGCGCCGGGAGCCCGCTACGGCGACGTCGTCGCGGCGTTGACCCGCCACTTCGCGACCGCCGCGCCGATCGGCCCGGAAGGCGAGGATCTCGTCAGCCTCCTCCGCGCCCCTGCCGGGGCGGCCCCCCATTCGCTCGCCGGCCAGCTCGCGTACATCCGCGACCGCTGGGCAGCGCTCCTCGGCGGCGGCCGCGGTCGTGGGTTGCTCGACCGGCTCATCGTCGGGCTCGGGGTCATCGCGGAGGAGGCGGCCGGTCTCGGCCGTCAGTGGGCCACCCCTGGACCGGGAGGTGGGCTCGGCGCCCTCCACCTCGGCCTCGACCGCGACGGCGGGCTCGCGCCCGACCCGGAGCCGGAGCGGTTCAGCAACGACGTGGCGTGGATGCCCGAGCTCGTCCTCATCGCGAAGAGCACCCACGTCTGGCTCGACCAGCTGTCGCGATCGTACGGACGCGAGATCCGCTCGCTTGCCGCGATCCCGGATGCGGAGCTCGACCGGCTCGCCCGGCGCGGCGTGACGGGGCTCTGGCTCATCGGGCTGTGGGAGCGGAGCCGGGCCTCGCGCGAGATCAAGCGCCGTCGCGGCAACCCGGACGCGCTCGCCTCCGCGTACGCCCTCGACGACTACGTCATCGCAGCGGACCTCGGCGGACCCACGGGCCTTGCCGACCTCGCTGCGCGCGCGGCCGCCCGCGGCGTCCGGCTCGCGAGCGACATGGTCCCGAACCACATGGGGATCGACTCGCGGTGGGTCGCCGAGCATCCGGACTGGTTCCTGTCCGTGCCGCGGCCACCGTTCCCCGCCTACACGTACAACGGCCCCGACCTGTCCTCCGACGAGCGGGTCGCGATCGTGCTCGAGGACCACTACTGGGACGACTCGGACGCCGCGGTCGTCTTCAAGCGGGCCGATCGCTGGACCGGTGATGAGCGGTACGTCTATCACGGCAACGATGGGACGAGCTTCCCGTGGAACGACACCGCGCAGCTCGACTTCCTCCGGGCGGATGTCCGCGAGGCGGTGGTCCAGACCATCCTCCACGTCGCCCGCCAGTTTCCGGTCATCCGCTTCGACGCGGCGATGGTGCTCGCGAAACGGCACATCGAACGGCTCTGGCATCCGCTCCCGGGCAGCGACGGGGCGATCCCGTCGCGAGCCGAGCACGCCATGGCGAAGCGCGACTTCGAGGCGGCGATCCCGATCGAGTTCTGGCGCGAGGTCGTGGACCGTGTCGCCGCCGAGGCGCCGGGCACGCTCCTCCTCGCCGAGGCGTTCTGGCTCATGGAGGGCTACTTCGTCCGGACCCTCGGGATGCACCGGGTCTACAACAGCGCGTTCATGAATCTCCTCCGCGACGAGGACAACGCGACGTACCGGCGGGTCGTCCGGGAGACCCTCGAGTTCGACCCGCAGATCCTCGGCCGGTTCGTCAACTTCATGAGCAATCCGGACGAGAAGACCGCGGTCGAGCAGTTCGGGACCGGTGACAAGCATTTCGGGGTCGCGACCCTCATGGCCACGATGCCCGGCCTGCCGATGCTCGGCCACGGCCAGTTCGAGGGCTTCCGCGAGCGCTACGGGATGGAGTTCGGGCGGGCCGCCTGGGACGAGCCCGCCGACGAGGGCCTAAGCGCTCGCTACGAGCGCGAGATCGTCCCGCTCCTCCACCGCCGGGCATGGTTCGCCGGGTCGAAGGACTTCCTCCTCTACGACGTCGTCGGCGACGACGGCAGCGTGCGGGAGGACGTCTTCGCGTACTCAAATCTGGGTCCGCGCGGCGAGCGCTCGCTCGTCGTCTACCACAACCGGTTCGCGCGGATCGGCGGCCGGATCCGCGACTCCGTCGGCTACTCGGCGGCCGATCCGGCCAGCGGCGAACGATCGCTCCGGCGACGGACGCTCGCCGACGGTCTCGACCTCTGGCGCGGCGATCCGGATGACGGGCGACTCGCGTCCTCGTTCATCCGCGCCCGCGAGCTTCGGACAGGTCGCGAGTACCTCTGGCCGGCGCGCGACATCGTCCGCGACGGCCTGGCGGTCGACGTGGAGGCCTACGACTATCGCGTGTACGCCGACTGGGCGACCGTGGTCGACGACCTCGACGGCCGCTGGTCCCGCCTCGCCGCGTCGCTCGGCGGGAGTGGGACGCCGTCGCTCGACGGCGCCCTTCGTGACCTCGAGCTCGCCCCGCTCCACGGCGCCCTGGCTGCGACGATGGCCCACATCGAGAGCGCGCCCGCGCTCGTGGCCGCCATACGGGCGGCGACCGGCAGCGCCGGCGGAGCCACCGACGGCGAGGTCGTCGCGGCGATCCGGACGGCGGCGGAGGCGGTGGATCGGCTCTCCCGCGGCCCAGGGCGCGGACGACCGGCGACGCGGCCTGCGGGTGTGGTCGACCCGGCGACCGCCGCAGCGCTTCGCGTGTGGGCGATCCTCGCGCCGCTCGGACGGCTCGGTGACGCCGTGGATGCGTCCGCGACGAACCGGGCGTGGTTCAGCGAGCTGCGACTCGGGCCGGCCGCGGAGCGGGCCCTCGACGCGATGGGGCAAGGGGCGCTGGCCGGAACCGCCGTCCACCGCACATGGCTCCTCTTCGCGCTCGCCCGGCAGGGAGAACGGCCGGCGAGCGGCGGTCCGGCCACGCGACTGCGCACATGGCTCCGCGACCCGGACCTCGCGGCGAGTCTCGGCGTCCATCCGTGGGACGGCCACGACTGGCTCACCGCGGAGGGCGTGGCCCTCGTGACAGCTCTCGCCCGGGCCGGGTCGGCGGCGAACCCCGCGCCGGGTCGCCGCTCCGGACGGGCCACCCTGACGGCGGACCTCGAGGCGATCGAACGCGCCGCCGCGGCGAGCGGCTATCGGGTCGACCTCGTCGAGGCGGCGCTCGCCGCGCGGCCGCCCACGCGCCGCCGCCCGCGCCGGCCGCGTGCCGGGCGGACCGACCTGTCGATCGACCGGTAG